In a genomic window of Candidatus Competibacteraceae bacterium:
- a CDS encoding SUMF1/EgtB/PvdO family nonheme iron enzyme: protein MTKKSNTLPIGYRLHHYRIESVLGAGGFGITYMAVHEALRSRVAIKEYFPVEWSYRDRDDVNVLANTQGGLPTSEAGEEPCYTWGLQRFLHEAQVLAQVNHPSVVRVKDFFEANGTAYIVMDYEDGEPLSQVLQREKNLPEERVRRLLDDVLPALESVHSLGYLHRDLKPANLYCRSDGRTLLIDFGAARQALSQRSKNITSVFTVGYSPIEQYLVESKGYGPWTDVYAVGAVLYQCVTGKQPIEAPARVLDDPLKPAVEAVEGQYSPALLRLIDRAMAIRPEKRFQTITQMREALAAPPPEDNERTVKLEVPVRADFHHSGEKPWPANVEPPPAFQPEPATPAQKPWWLNWRWGAGLLALLVIVTGIAKLSSCAPAPAPAPAPAPAPPPRSGPPANPQAGQTYIEPLSGMEFAWIGSACFTMGSAETERDRSANEIPHQVCLKGFWMAKYEATNAQYQRFDANHDSGSYEPYSLNAADQPVVRVSWQEAVAFADWLSTKAGLRLRLPAEAEWEYAARGGRLHSRYWDDDPKQACRYANIYDETARKAKPFNWANYPCEDGQVVVAPVGQYAANSFGLHDMLGNVAEWTCSEYDNTYGGGESRCADRGATAGGRRVLRGGSWSDYPGLVRFAYRFPAAPEYRKFDLGFRLVLEP from the coding sequence ATGACCAAGAAATCTAATACGCTTCCCATCGGCTATCGCCTACACCATTACCGGATCGAGTCGGTGCTGGGCGCGGGTGGATTTGGGATCACCTACATGGCGGTGCACGAGGCATTGCGCAGTCGGGTGGCGATCAAGGAATATTTTCCGGTCGAGTGGTCTTATCGGGATCGCGATGACGTCAACGTGCTGGCCAACACGCAGGGCGGCTTGCCGACTTCGGAAGCCGGTGAGGAGCCTTGTTACACGTGGGGGTTGCAACGGTTCCTGCACGAAGCGCAGGTGTTGGCGCAGGTCAACCATCCCAGCGTGGTGCGGGTCAAGGATTTCTTCGAAGCGAACGGCACCGCTTACATCGTGATGGATTACGAGGATGGCGAGCCGCTCAGTCAGGTGCTGCAACGCGAAAAAAACCTGCCGGAGGAGCGCGTTCGCCGCTTGCTGGACGATGTGCTGCCCGCGCTGGAATCGGTGCATTCGCTAGGCTATCTACACCGGGATTTGAAACCGGCGAACCTCTACTGCCGCTCCGACGGCCGCACTTTGTTGATCGACTTCGGCGCGGCCCGGCAGGCGTTGAGCCAACGCAGCAAAAATATTACCAGCGTGTTTACGGTCGGCTATTCGCCGATCGAGCAGTATCTGGTCGAAAGTAAGGGTTACGGGCCCTGGACCGATGTTTACGCCGTGGGCGCGGTGCTTTACCAGTGCGTCACCGGCAAGCAGCCTATCGAAGCGCCAGCGCGGGTGCTCGACGATCCGCTGAAGCCGGCCGTGGAGGCGGTGGAAGGACAATACAGCCCGGCGTTGCTGCGGCTCATCGACCGGGCCATGGCGATCCGTCCCGAAAAGCGCTTTCAGACCATTACCCAAATGCGGGAAGCGCTGGCGGCGCCTCCGCCCGAAGACAACGAGCGTACGGTCAAGCTAGAAGTACCGGTGAGAGCGGATTTTCACCACAGCGGCGAGAAACCGTGGCCGGCGAACGTCGAACCTCCCCCGGCTTTTCAGCCGGAACCCGCCACGCCCGCTCAGAAACCCTGGTGGTTGAACTGGCGTTGGGGCGCTGGCCTGTTGGCTTTGCTCGTCATTGTGACCGGCATCGCGAAATTATCATCGTGCGCGCCCGCGCCCGCGCCCGCGCCCGCGCCCGCGCCCGCGCCCCCGCCGCGCAGCGGACCTCCCGCTAATCCACAGGCCGGTCAGACGTACATCGAGCCGCTGAGCGGCATGGAATTCGCCTGGATCGGATCGGCCTGTTTCACCATGGGCAGCGCTGAAACGGAACGGGACCGCAGCGCCAACGAGATTCCCCATCAAGTCTGTCTGAAAGGTTTCTGGATGGCCAAATACGAGGCGACCAACGCGCAGTACCAACGTTTTGACGCCAATCACGACAGCGGCAGCTACGAACCCTATTCATTGAATGCCGCCGATCAGCCGGTGGTGCGCGTCAGCTGGCAGGAAGCAGTGGCGTTTGCCGACTGGTTGTCGACGAAAGCGGGATTGCGTTTGCGGTTGCCGGCCGAAGCGGAATGGGAGTACGCCGCGCGCGGCGGCAGGCTGCATTCTCGTTACTGGGACGACGATCCCAAGCAGGCGTGTCGTTACGCCAACATTTACGATGAAACCGCCCGAAAAGCCAAGCCGTTCAATTGGGCCAACTATCCTTGCGAAGATGGCCAGGTCGTGGTTGCCCCGGTCGGTCAATACGCCGCCAACAGTTTCGGTCTGCACGATATGTTGGGCAATGTCGCGGAGTGGACCTGCTCCGAATATGACAACACTTACGGGGGCGGCGAGAGCCGCTGCGCGGATCGCGGCGCGACGGCCGGCGGCCGGCGGGTGTTGCGCGGCGGATCCTGGTCCGATTATCCGGGTTTGGTGCGGTTCGCCTATCGGTTTCCGGCCGCGCCGGAGTACCGGAAATTCGACTTGGGATTTCGTTTGGTGCTGGAACCATGA